One Diospyros lotus cultivar Yz01 chromosome 1, ASM1463336v1, whole genome shotgun sequence genomic window carries:
- the LOC127814143 gene encoding major allergen Mal d 1-like: MAVVTTTHQYTCKVPPARIFKALVLDSHNLIPKVIPSIKSIELVQGDGGAGSIKQTSFADGSHFKYMKHRVDEVDSANLFSKTTLIEGDALGDKLECIVYEIKMEAAGAGSVTKSTSHYHPKPGVELKEDDIKSGKDKATGINKAVEDYLVANLDLYA, from the coding sequence ATGGCCGTTGTTACCACAACCCACCAGTACACTTGCAAAGTTCCCCCTGCAAGGATCTTCAAGGCCTTGGTGCTCGACTCCCACAACCTCATTCCTAAGGTTATCCCGTCCATCAAGAGCATCGAACTCGTCCAGGGAGATGGCGGTGCCGGCAGCATTAAGCAAACCAGTTTCGCCGATGGCAGCCACTTCAAGTACATGAAGCACAGAGTCGACGAGGTTGACTCCGCCAACTTATTCAGCAAGACCACTTTGATCGAGGGCGATGCGCTGGGCGACAAGCTCGAATGCATTGTTTACGAGATCAAGATGGAGGCTGCTGGCGCCGGAAGCGTGACCAAGAGCACCAGCCACTATCACCCCAAGCCCGGCGTTGAGCTGAAGGAAGACGACATCAAGTCCGGCAAGGACAAGGCCACAGGCATCAACAAGGCTGTTGAAGACTACCTCGTCGCCAACCTGGATCTCTacgcttaa
- the LOC127796679 gene encoding major allergen Mal d 1-like — translation MAVVTTSHEYTCSIPPARLFKALVLDSHNLIPKAVPSIKSIEIVHGDGGPGSIKQTNFADGSHFKYMKHRVDEVHSATFSSKTTLIEGDALGDKLECIIYEIKIEAAGAGSVTKSTSHYHPKPGVELKEDDIKSGKDKATGLNKAVEEYLLANPDLYA, via the coding sequence ATGGCCGTTGTGACCACAAGCCACGAGTACACCTGCTCCATCCCTCCCGCAAGGCTCTTCAAGGCCTTGGTGCTCGACTCTCACAACCTCATTCCAAAGGCTGTCCCTTCCATCAAGAGCATCGAAATCGTCCATGGAGATGGAGGTCCCGGCAGCATTAAGCAGACCAATTTTGCCGATGGCAGCCACTTCAAGTACATGAAACACAGAGTTGATGAGGTGCATTCAGCCACCTTCTCCAGCAAGACCACGTTGATCGAGGGAGATGCGCTGGGCGACAAGCTCGAATGCATTATTTACGAGATCAAGATCGAGGCTGCTGGCGCCGGAAGCGTGACCAAGAGCACCAGCCACTACCACCCCAAGCCAGGCGTTGAGCTGAAGGAAGACGACATCAAGTCCGGAAAAGACAAGGCCACTGGCCTCAACAAGGCTGTTGAGGAATACCTTCTCGCCAACCCTGATCTCTATGCTTAA
- the LOC127798066 gene encoding major strawberry allergen Fra a 1-3-like — protein MAVVTTSHEYTCKVPPARIFKALVLDAHNLIPKVIPSIKSIEIVHGDGGAGSIKQTNFADGSHFKYMKHRVDEVDSANFFSKTTLIEGDALGDKLECIVYEIKIEAAGAGSVTKSTSHYHPKPGVELKEDDIKSGKDKATGINKAVEDYLVANPDLYA, from the coding sequence ATGGCTGTTGTAACCACAAGCCACGAGTACACTTGCAAAGTTCCCCCAGCAAGGATCTTCAAGGCCTTGGTGCTCGACGCCCACAACCTCATTCCTAAGGTTATCCCTTCCATCAAGAGCATCGAAATCGTCCATGGAGATGGCGGTGCCGGCAGCATTAAGCAAACCAATTTCGCCGATGGCAGCCACTTCAAATACATGAAGCACAGAGTCGACGAGGTTGACTCCGCCAACTTCTTCAGCAAGACCACTTTGATCGAGGGCGATGCGCTGGGCGACAAGCTCGAATGCATTGTTTACGAGATCAAGATCGAGGCTGCTGGCGCCGGAAGCGTGACCAAGAGCACCAGCCATTACCACCCCAAACCCGGCGTTGAGCTGAAGGAAGACGACATCAAGTCCGGCAAGGACAAGGCCACAGGCATCAACAAGGCTGTTGAGGACTACCTCGTTGCCAACCCTGATCTCTACGCTTAG
- the LOC127798469 gene encoding major strawberry allergen Fra a 1-3-like — translation MAVVTTSHEYTCSIAPARLFKALVLDAHNLIPKVIPSIKSIDIVHGDGGAGSIKQTNFADGSHFKYMKHRVDELDSANFFSKTTLIEGDALGDKLECIVYEIKMEAVGAGSVTKSTSHYHPKPGVELKEDDIKSGKDKATGINKAVEEYLLANPDLYA, via the coding sequence ATGGCCGTTGTGACCACAAGCCACGAGTACACTTGCTCCATTGCCCCTGCAAGGCTCTTCAAGGCCTTGGTGCTCGACGCCCACAACCTCATTCCTAAGGTTATCCCTTCCATCAAGAGCATCGACATCGTCCATGGAGATGGCGGTGCCGGCAGCATTAAGCAAACCAATTTCGCCGATGGCAGCCACTTCAAGTACATGAAGCACAGAGTCGACGAGCTTGACTCTGCCAACTTCTTCAGCAAGACCACTTTGATCGAGGGCGATGCGCTGGGCGACAAGCTCGAATGCATTGTTTACGAGATCAAGATGGAGGCTGTTGGCGCTGGAAGCGTGACCAAGAGCACCAGCCACTACCACCCCAAGCCAGGCGTTGAGCTGAAGGAAGACGACATCAAGTCGGGAAAAGACAAGGCCACCGGCATCAACAAGGCTGTTGAGGAATACCTCCTCGCCAACCCTGATCTCTACGCTTAA